The genomic segment ATCAATGACCCCTATATGAACGACAGCTTCAAGATTGAAGAAGGTCTGCATATTGCCCGCCGCCTGCTGCAGGACTTGTCCGAAATGGGCCTGCCGTTGTCGACCGAAGCGCTTGACCCGATTTCACCGCAATATTTGCAAGACCTGATTACCTGGTCTGCCATTGGTGCGCGTACCACCGAATCCCAGACTCACCGTGAAATGGCGTCAGGGTTATCCTCGTCCGTCGGTTTCAAAAACGGTACCGATGGCAGCCTCTCGGTCGCCACCAATGCACTGATGTCGGTCGCCAACCCGCACCGCTTCCTCGGTATCAACCAGCAAGGTTCGGTCGCGATTGTCACCACCCAGGGCAATCCCTATGGCCATATCGTCTTACGCGGTGGCGGTGGCAAGCCAAACTACGACTCGGTCAACGTATCTCTGGCAGAACAGGCACTGGCCAAAGCCGGACTGGCCCAGAACATCATGATTGACTGCTCCCACGAGAACTCCAGCAAGGATCCGGCATTACAGCCACTGGTGATGGAAAACGTCACCAACCAGATACTGGAAGGCAACCAGTCCATTATTGGCCTGATGGTAGAGTCCAACATCAAGCACGGTCGCCAGAATATTCCTGCCAATCTGGATGAGCTGGAA from the Candidatus Thalassolituus haligoni genome contains:
- a CDS encoding 3-deoxy-7-phosphoheptulonate synthase — its product is MTDTRVEDLNIESITTLITPDQLKQEMPISEAAVSCVQEGRQVIRDILDRKDNRIFVVIGPCSIHDIDAAKDYAARLKALAEKVSDSLYLVMRVYFEKPRTTVGWKGLINDPYMNDSFKIEEGLHIARRLLQDLSEMGLPLSTEALDPISPQYLQDLITWSAIGARTTESQTHREMASGLSSSVGFKNGTDGSLSVATNALMSVANPHRFLGINQQGSVAIVTTQGNPYGHIVLRGGGGKPNYDSVNVSLAEQALAKAGLAQNIMIDCSHENSSKDPALQPLVMENVTNQILEGNQSIIGLMVESNIKHGRQNIPANLDELEYGQSVTDGCISWDETETAILTMHEKLKNVLPKRRQAK